The following coding sequences are from one Phycisphaeraceae bacterium window:
- a CDS encoding type II secretion system protein GspD — MRITEHPRTTRRGLRILIAAASVGLYCSALLAQQDAADQAGEMIPVAPAPPPAQNPQPVANDHPAADGEVFRFSAFSEPVELTKLVDFVREELGVSILATDSGLSGQKVVLNAPITLPRAMVLPFLTQLLELKNYTMTRGIAGVYMIQPVAEAQAFVGADPFNTTQILSTGGLRPSSLGPALSAIGVTAATPGSQRPANATAASVAYVDELGLIVATGTPRQTMQVSQLVERLVAEQSAMQPMRFNLRYVAGSFAKDRVLELIGAGSGGLFKGARVAQNPNQQPPPGLAATGSSLLPFDERLSVDTQSNALYFRGRPDEITYLRELLLKVDVPNTLESRMYNAGRASRAIASEGQRQGLGEIIEEETRNPDPQAAALRQQFPQFGQATTTTAGPGFVIYPDIGSFAYRGTVEQHARVAKLVSDLSELVNSEAVVVEFYKLKHSKAPAVAEIIQNLLTNQLPSASNALLGTDVRRRDQTAPQQPQGNQTTTTTDFSGTGVAIAQPSEDVFVLADEANNQVLVKSPSRLQPQFGRLIGKLDLRRPQVYLDVKIVAVTAGDTFRLAFEYQLVTGQFAFNTNFGLSQFPDGSTFNQSKDVLTNLLGATAAYIRSDMVPVIINALASNTDTRILSSPQLLVDDNEEAKVESVDKQPYTSISQSAGNPQVTSFGGEVQAGTTLRIKPQISEGDYLKLDFAVELSNFTGESQAAGVPPPSQVNRIESKSVTVPSDTSIVVGGLSFEQQTNTVQKIPFLGDIPLIGFLFQDQRKNNRKITLYVFITPKIMKDPTFADLRLLTEGPAADSQLQIGLPPPQPVRSEIIEPVPTQPDTPGGPKGG; from the coding sequence TTGCGCATCACAGAGCATCCCCGTACCACCCGCCGCGGCCTGCGGATCCTGATCGCCGCGGCGAGCGTGGGTCTCTACTGTTCCGCGCTCCTGGCTCAGCAGGATGCCGCCGACCAGGCTGGCGAGATGATCCCCGTCGCGCCCGCCCCCCCGCCGGCCCAGAACCCGCAGCCTGTCGCCAACGACCACCCCGCCGCCGATGGCGAGGTCTTCCGCTTCTCGGCCTTCTCCGAGCCAGTCGAACTCACCAAACTGGTCGACTTTGTCAGGGAGGAACTCGGCGTCTCGATCCTGGCGACCGATTCCGGGCTCTCAGGCCAGAAGGTGGTCCTGAACGCTCCGATCACCCTCCCCCGGGCGATGGTGCTCCCGTTCCTGACGCAACTGCTCGAACTCAAGAACTACACGATGACCCGCGGGATCGCGGGCGTGTACATGATCCAGCCCGTCGCCGAAGCCCAGGCCTTTGTCGGCGCCGACCCCTTCAACACGACCCAGATCCTCTCCACCGGCGGCCTCCGCCCGAGCTCCCTCGGGCCGGCCCTGTCCGCCATCGGAGTCACCGCCGCCACGCCCGGCTCGCAGCGCCCGGCCAACGCAACCGCCGCGTCCGTCGCCTACGTCGACGAACTCGGGCTCATCGTCGCGACCGGAACGCCGCGACAGACCATGCAGGTCTCCCAACTGGTCGAGCGACTCGTCGCCGAGCAGTCCGCCATGCAGCCCATGCGGTTCAACCTCCGGTACGTCGCCGGCTCGTTCGCCAAAGACCGCGTGCTCGAGCTCATCGGCGCCGGCAGCGGTGGCCTCTTCAAGGGCGCCCGCGTCGCGCAGAACCCCAACCAGCAGCCCCCCCCGGGCCTCGCCGCCACCGGTTCCTCGCTGCTCCCGTTCGATGAGCGCCTCAGCGTCGACACCCAGTCCAACGCCCTCTACTTCCGCGGCCGTCCGGATGAGATCACCTACCTCCGGGAACTGCTGCTCAAGGTCGATGTCCCCAACACCCTCGAGTCGCGCATGTACAACGCCGGGCGAGCCTCCCGTGCGATTGCCTCCGAGGGACAGCGCCAGGGCCTTGGCGAGATCATCGAGGAAGAGACCAGAAACCCCGACCCGCAGGCCGCGGCGCTGAGGCAGCAGTTCCCCCAGTTCGGTCAGGCCACGACGACCACCGCCGGACCGGGCTTTGTCATCTATCCCGACATCGGTAGTTTCGCCTATCGCGGAACCGTTGAGCAGCATGCCCGCGTCGCCAAGCTGGTCAGCGATCTGAGTGAGCTCGTCAACTCCGAGGCCGTCGTCGTCGAGTTCTACAAGCTCAAGCACTCGAAGGCCCCGGCGGTCGCCGAGATCATCCAGAACCTTCTCACCAACCAGCTCCCCTCCGCGTCCAACGCCCTTCTGGGCACCGATGTCCGTCGGCGCGACCAGACCGCCCCGCAGCAACCCCAGGGCAACCAGACGACCACCACCACGGATTTCAGCGGCACGGGCGTCGCCATCGCCCAGCCCTCGGAGGACGTCTTTGTCCTCGCCGACGAGGCGAACAACCAGGTCCTGGTCAAGTCGCCCTCGCGTCTCCAGCCGCAGTTCGGGCGTCTGATCGGCAAGCTCGATCTCCGCCGCCCGCAGGTCTACCTCGATGTCAAGATCGTGGCCGTCACCGCCGGGGACACCTTCCGCCTCGCGTTCGAGTACCAGCTCGTCACCGGCCAGTTCGCGTTCAACACCAACTTCGGCCTCAGCCAGTTCCCCGACGGCTCGACGTTCAACCAGTCCAAGGATGTGCTCACAAACCTCTTGGGGGCGACCGCCGCCTACATCCGCTCGGACATGGTCCCGGTCATCATCAACGCTCTCGCCAGCAACACCGACACCCGCATCCTCTCCTCCCCGCAGTTGCTCGTCGACGACAACGAGGAGGCGAAGGTCGAGAGCGTCGACAAGCAGCCCTACACCTCCATCAGCCAGTCCGCCGGCAACCCGCAGGTCACCTCCTTCGGCGGCGAGGTGCAGGCGGGCACCACGCTCCGCATCAAGCCCCAGATCAGCGAGGGCGACTACCTCAAGCTTGATTTCGCCGTCGAACTCTCCAACTTCACCGGCGAGTCGCAGGCGGCCGGCGTCCCTCCCCCGAGCCAGGTCAACCGCATCGAGTCCAAGAGCGTCACCGTGCCGTCGGACACATCGATCGTCGTCGGCGGCCTGAGCTTCGAGCAGCAGACCAACACGGTCCAGAAGATCCCCTTCCTGGGCGATATCCCGCTGATCGGCTTCCTCTTCCAGGACCAGCGGAAGAACAACCGCAAGATCACCCTCTACGTCTTCATCACGCCCAAGATCATGAAGGACCCGACGTTCGCGGACCTCCGCCTGCTCACCGAGGGTCCCGCCGCCGATTCCCAGCTCCAGATCGGCCTCCCGCCGCCCCAGCCGGTGCGCAGCGAGATCATCGAGCCCGTGCCGACGCAACCGGACACCCCCGGCGGCCCCAAGGGAGGCTGA
- a CDS encoding ABC transporter ATP-binding protein, with protein sequence MPLSMQDVGYEYHPGRPVLQRVSGAFRPGSMTVVVGPNGSGKSTLLRLLLGALRPLAGSITLDGEPVAAMPGRARAARIAYIPQTPSLSEGFSVEQVVRLSRYARPRNDPAVSGAIEAMELAAISDRPFAHLSVGQQQRVTVARALAQLDGGDVPAASQVILADEPCSAMDPAHELQTMRLLSHQADSGRTVVVVLHDLTAALRFAGFALVLTGEGAVAAFGTVRDVLTPAVLDTVFGVRFAPVSSAGLVTALIPELTTSDGPRP encoded by the coding sequence ATGCCCCTTTCGATGCAGGATGTCGGCTACGAGTATCACCCCGGCAGGCCGGTTCTGCAACGGGTCAGCGGGGCGTTCCGGCCCGGCTCGATGACGGTCGTGGTGGGGCCCAACGGATCGGGCAAGTCGACCCTGCTTAGGCTGCTGCTTGGAGCGCTGCGACCGCTCGCGGGCTCGATCACGCTGGATGGGGAGCCGGTCGCGGCGATGCCCGGTCGTGCGCGAGCCGCTCGCATCGCGTACATCCCTCAGACGCCGAGCCTGTCTGAGGGTTTTTCTGTTGAGCAAGTGGTGCGCCTCTCGCGGTACGCCCGGCCCCGGAATGACCCGGCGGTGTCCGGGGCGATCGAGGCGATGGAACTGGCGGCGATCTCGGATCGGCCCTTTGCGCACCTCTCTGTGGGGCAGCAGCAGCGGGTGACGGTCGCGCGGGCCCTGGCCCAACTGGACGGAGGCGATGTGCCAGCGGCGAGCCAGGTGATCCTCGCGGATGAGCCGTGCTCGGCGATGGACCCCGCGCACGAACTGCAGACGATGCGGCTGCTGAGCCATCAAGCGGACTCGGGACGAACTGTCGTCGTGGTGCTGCACGACCTGACGGCTGCCCTGCGGTTCGCCGGGTTCGCCCTGGTGCTGACCGGTGAGGGAGCCGTGGCGGCATTCGGGACTGTGCGTGACGTGCTGACGCCAGCGGTGCTGGACACGGTCTTCGGCGTCCGGTTTGCGCCGGTTTCCTCTGCCGGGCTGGTGACGGCTTTGATTCCAGAGTTGACGACCTCCGACGGCCCGCGGCCGTAG
- a CDS encoding alcohol dehydrogenase catalytic domain-containing protein: protein MRAVRYEQSGLTLGKVAAPDAGPGEALVRVTRAAIGPTDLAIFKGTLKPPAPITIGHEFVGVVEQVSLPADAPASLASRKSLQNKRVVASPTVVCGHCDMCRAGLSAHCRSRQVVGLVGRNGCLAEFITLPLANLMQVPDPLDDDAAVFAASVAHASHAAQIARTAAKAFITVLSTDTDPGLPGGPADLSALLVTKILSLHNASARLLSRSEPLLAVADRWAIKNRPLQDAGRRQDQDVVVDCSASSAGLRTALQMVRPRGTIVLASPTLVPPFPAGVPLPEAAPPAWARGVDLTPALANEVSILACRDGQPGASEALHLLARGELDVRSLVSKRLKLDDPLGGLRAADQEGSLKVLIDP, encoded by the coding sequence GTGCGCGCCGTCCGTTATGAACAGTCCGGTCTGACCCTCGGCAAGGTCGCCGCACCCGACGCGGGGCCCGGGGAGGCGCTGGTGCGGGTGACGCGGGCCGCGATCGGTCCGACCGACCTGGCGATATTCAAGGGCACACTCAAGCCGCCGGCACCGATCACGATCGGGCACGAGTTCGTGGGGGTCGTGGAGCAGGTGAGCCTTCCGGCGGATGCACCGGCGTCGCTGGCGAGCAGGAAGTCGCTGCAGAACAAGCGGGTGGTGGCGTCGCCGACGGTCGTGTGCGGGCACTGCGACATGTGCCGGGCGGGCCTCTCGGCCCACTGCCGCTCGCGCCAGGTGGTCGGGCTGGTCGGGCGGAATGGGTGCCTCGCCGAGTTCATCACGCTTCCGCTCGCGAACCTGATGCAGGTTCCCGATCCGCTCGACGACGACGCAGCGGTCTTCGCGGCGAGTGTGGCGCACGCCTCCCACGCGGCGCAGATCGCGCGGACCGCGGCGAAGGCGTTCATCACGGTGCTGAGCACGGATACCGACCCGGGGCTTCCGGGGGGGCCGGCGGATCTCTCGGCGCTGCTCGTGACGAAGATCCTCTCGCTGCACAACGCATCCGCACGGCTGCTCTCGCGGAGCGAGCCGCTGCTCGCCGTGGCGGATCGGTGGGCGATCAAGAACCGCCCGCTGCAGGATGCGGGCCGGCGGCAGGACCAGGATGTGGTGGTGGACTGCTCCGCGTCGAGCGCAGGGCTGAGGACAGCGCTGCAGATGGTCCGGCCCCGGGGGACCATCGTGCTGGCGTCGCCGACGCTGGTCCCGCCGTTCCCGGCGGGGGTTCCGTTACCGGAGGCGGCGCCACCGGCGTGGGCGAGGGGCGTCGACCTGACGCCGGCTCTGGCCAACGAGGTCTCGATCCTCGCGTGCCGGGATGGTCAGCCGGGGGCGTCCGAGGCGCTGCACCTTCTGGCACGCGGCGAGCTTGATGTCCGATCGCTGGTATCGAAGCGACTGAAACTCGACGATCCGCTCGGCGGGCTGCGGGCGGCCGATCAGGAGGGGTCGCTGAAGGTGCTGATCGATCCGTAG
- a CDS encoding HEAT repeat domain-containing protein, with protein MLRARVLRARFDATLTAVAVAWLLPLGGCDSNVDPNTTSVLQLVKTDTPTPVDAAKWMFDPYDSDKRYRGTVLLANAPFGGESVYVKGYIEHLSDPDASVRAAAAFAVGQHGSPEDVPLLLPLLKQDSRYVRLNTVRALQRLHNPVAVPGLLERLDPSEIDGDVRAAAATALGQYAESRVLQALIAAIDDERLSVNIAANTSLHTLTGQDFRLDRAEWFAWVSTSKDPFAGRTTYIYPTFARENYFWEYLPFWPPPPNEVAASPVGLAAATTPTMQKPEGGAAAGPTPTPEPSK; from the coding sequence ATGCTGCGAGCGAGAGTTCTCCGGGCCCGATTCGATGCGACGCTGACGGCTGTGGCCGTCGCGTGGCTTCTGCCCCTTGGCGGGTGCGACTCCAACGTCGACCCCAACACGACCAGCGTGCTGCAGCTCGTGAAGACGGATACGCCGACTCCGGTCGACGCCGCGAAGTGGATGTTCGATCCGTACGACTCCGACAAGCGGTACCGGGGAACGGTGCTGCTGGCCAACGCCCCGTTCGGCGGCGAATCGGTGTACGTGAAGGGGTACATCGAGCACCTCTCGGACCCGGATGCGTCCGTGCGCGCGGCGGCGGCGTTCGCGGTCGGGCAGCACGGCTCGCCGGAGGATGTGCCGCTGCTTCTCCCGCTTCTCAAGCAGGATTCCAGGTATGTCCGGCTCAACACGGTGAGGGCGCTGCAGCGTCTGCACAACCCGGTGGCGGTGCCGGGGCTCCTGGAGCGGCTGGATCCGTCGGAGATCGACGGCGATGTTCGCGCGGCGGCCGCGACGGCGCTGGGGCAGTACGCCGAGTCTCGGGTGCTGCAGGCGCTGATCGCAGCGATCGACGACGAGCGGCTGAGTGTCAACATCGCGGCGAACACCTCGCTCCACACCCTGACCGGGCAGGACTTCCGGCTGGACCGGGCCGAGTGGTTCGCGTGGGTCAGCACGTCAAAGGACCCGTTCGCCGGGCGGACGACCTACATCTACCCGACGTTCGCGCGGGAGAACTACTTCTGGGAGTACCTCCCGTTCTGGCCGCCGCCGCCCAATGAAGTAGCCGCGTCGCCGGTGGGCCTTGCCGCCGCGACGACGCCGACGATGCAGAAACCAGAGGGCGGGGCGGCGGCGGGTCCGACACCGACCCCGGAGCCGTCCAAGTAG
- the efp gene encoding elongation factor P: MKATDLRPGYGVKIDGKLFVITNFEHRTPGNLRAFIQIKIRNVITGQIIEKRLSSNDDIEVVDLDRRQMEYLYSDSTGATFMDSENFDQLVIPEKVLGDALLYLRPNSTTVVLMHDGNPICIEMPLSVELKIVDCAPGVKKATVTNVQKEAECETGLKIRVPDFIEVGETVKINTTDGSYVGRA; this comes from the coding sequence ATGAAGGCCACCGACCTCCGCCCCGGCTACGGCGTCAAGATTGACGGCAAGCTCTTCGTCATCACGAACTTCGAGCACCGCACCCCCGGCAACCTGCGTGCGTTCATCCAGATCAAGATCCGGAACGTCATTACGGGCCAGATCATCGAGAAGCGGCTGTCCTCCAACGACGACATCGAGGTCGTGGACCTTGACCGCCGGCAGATGGAGTACCTGTACTCTGACTCCACCGGCGCCACGTTCATGGATTCGGAGAACTTCGACCAGCTCGTGATCCCCGAGAAGGTCCTCGGGGATGCGCTCCTGTACCTCCGCCCCAACTCCACCACCGTCGTTCTGATGCACGACGGCAACCCGATCTGCATCGAGATGCCCCTCTCGGTAGAACTCAAGATCGTCGACTGCGCTCCGGGCGTGAAGAAGGCCACCGTTACGAACGTGCAGAAGGAGGCCGAGTGCGAGACCGGCCTCAAGATCCGCGTCCCGGACTTCATCGAGGTCGGAGAGACCGTGAAGATCAACACGACCGACGGCTCGTACGTCGGCCGGGCATAA
- a CDS encoding complex I NDUFA9 subunit family protein, with translation MATQPAVAVLGASGFVGRYVVRELLSRGYPVRALVRSRGSAREALPVRDDRLTLVEGDALADGVADRLVAGCGAAINLIGIIREGPRGQTFQRMHTAIPEAVVRACSAAGVRRLVHMSALGVGADSRSAYARTKWDGEQVVRRSGLMWTIFRPSLIHGPDGEFIQMMHDLMSGQTAPWYFIPYFTRSQRDTSVPAGSVSQVSASVQPVAVQDVAAAFCAALDTPQSVGEVYNLVGPDVMDWPELIEFLRDTLPGTNHRLVPWGIPGDAAAAGAMVAEKLGLGSLLPFNHGQAVMAMNDSTSESAKVKTDLGLTMRPFHETVQAYASQVE, from the coding sequence ATGGCTACCCAACCCGCCGTTGCTGTCCTTGGCGCCTCCGGCTTTGTCGGGCGCTACGTGGTTCGCGAACTGCTGAGCCGGGGGTACCCGGTGCGTGCACTGGTCCGATCCCGCGGCTCCGCGCGCGAAGCCCTTCCCGTCAGGGACGACCGGCTCACCCTGGTTGAGGGCGACGCCCTGGCCGACGGGGTCGCCGATCGGCTCGTCGCGGGCTGCGGCGCCGCCATCAACCTCATCGGCATCATCCGCGAAGGCCCCCGGGGCCAGACCTTCCAGCGGATGCACACCGCCATCCCGGAGGCCGTCGTCAGGGCGTGCTCCGCGGCGGGCGTCCGCCGGCTGGTCCACATGTCCGCCCTCGGCGTCGGCGCCGATAGCCGGAGTGCCTACGCCCGCACCAAGTGGGACGGCGAACAGGTCGTCCGCCGCAGCGGACTCATGTGGACGATCTTCCGTCCGTCGCTCATCCACGGGCCCGACGGCGAGTTCATCCAGATGATGCACGACCTCATGTCCGGTCAGACGGCGCCCTGGTACTTCATCCCCTACTTCACGCGATCCCAGCGCGACACCAGCGTGCCCGCGGGCTCGGTGTCGCAGGTTTCGGCGAGTGTCCAGCCCGTCGCCGTGCAGGACGTTGCCGCGGCGTTCTGCGCCGCCCTTGATACGCCGCAATCCGTGGGCGAGGTCTACAACCTCGTCGGGCCCGATGTCATGGATTGGCCCGAGTTGATCGAGTTCCTCCGCGACACGCTCCCCGGCACCAACCACCGCCTTGTCCCGTGGGGCATCCCCGGGGACGCCGCCGCGGCCGGCGCGATGGTCGCCGAGAAACTCGGCCTTGGATCGCTTCTCCCGTTCAACCACGGCCAGGCGGTCATGGCCATGAACGACTCGACCTCCGAGTCGGCAAAGGTGAAGACCGACCTCGGTCTCACGATGCGCCCCTTCCACGAGACCGTTCAGGCGTATGCGTCTCAGGTGGAGTAG
- a CDS encoding ABC transporter substrate-binding protein translates to MPRNPRVVSLLPSATELLCAAGGRDLLVGRSHECDYPPGIDQLPILTAARTRFTTAAQVDREVRETLGGTGAASASLYTLDTRRLVDLAPEVILTQDLCGVCSIDADTVRRAAEGVSPPPRVVSLNATSLEGMLDDLLVVGAAVGLEGSAERALVGLRERLYAAADFVNPYADGPSVAFLEWTDPVFVGGHWTPQLIERAGGRHPLNPTVAVDGAGAGAGPIGSTLRVAGKSVVVPPEVLAASRPEVVIVCPCGLPLDQTRREVAALSRQEWWRELPAVRTGRVALVDGNQMFNRPGPRLVDAFEWLVGYLNDRPGVMPAGFPWEVWRG, encoded by the coding sequence ATGCCCCGGAACCCTCGTGTTGTCAGCCTGCTTCCCTCTGCAACCGAACTGCTCTGCGCGGCGGGCGGGCGGGACCTGCTGGTCGGCCGCTCGCACGAGTGCGACTACCCACCCGGTATCGACCAACTCCCGATTCTGACCGCAGCCAGAACCCGATTCACCACTGCGGCCCAGGTCGACCGAGAGGTCCGGGAGACCCTTGGCGGAACCGGTGCGGCGTCCGCATCCCTCTATACGCTCGATACCCGGCGGTTGGTCGACTTGGCGCCAGAAGTCATCCTGACGCAGGATCTGTGCGGGGTCTGCTCGATCGATGCCGACACCGTCCGGCGGGCGGCAGAGGGGGTATCGCCGCCGCCACGGGTTGTGAGCCTGAACGCGACGTCGCTGGAGGGGATGCTGGACGACCTGCTGGTCGTCGGCGCGGCGGTGGGACTGGAGGGGAGCGCCGAGCGGGCGCTGGTGGGGCTGCGGGAACGCCTCTACGCCGCGGCGGATTTCGTGAATCCGTACGCCGATGGGCCGTCGGTCGCGTTCCTGGAATGGACGGACCCGGTGTTTGTCGGCGGGCACTGGACGCCGCAGTTGATCGAGCGGGCCGGGGGGCGGCACCCGTTGAACCCGACAGTGGCTGTGGATGGAGCTGGCGCCGGGGCCGGGCCGATCGGATCGACGCTGCGGGTAGCAGGCAAGTCGGTGGTGGTGCCGCCGGAGGTGCTGGCGGCGAGCCGACCGGAGGTGGTGATCGTGTGCCCCTGCGGGCTGCCGCTGGACCAGACGCGGCGGGAGGTGGCGGCGCTCTCGCGGCAGGAGTGGTGGCGGGAGTTGCCGGCGGTCAGGACCGGGCGTGTGGCGCTGGTGGATGGAAACCAGATGTTCAACCGGCCGGGGCCGCGGCTGGTGGATGCATTCGAGTGGCTGGTGGGGTACCTGAACGACCGGCCGGGGGTGATGCCGGCGGGGTTTCCGTGGGAAGTTTGGCGGGGCTGA
- a CDS encoding VacB/RNase II family 3'-5' exoribonuclease has translation MTLKYKQRLLDHLQHDRYEPATLRAVAADLGIADGDLDDFKSAVAELAKAGSLILDNRNGSVPADAAVIKLPSMPDEITGSFRKNQRGFGFVITDIPYREGDLFIPREETLDALTGDRVRVKVERTIRRGERDTTGIILEVLKRKRKSFTGELNRRGGLWVVFPDGKELTQPITVPDASSKNAKPGDKVVVEMVRYPEGDSVGEGVVVRVLGEAGLPDVETQAVIAAYDLPSDDFPESCVHQARQAASRFAEEVERGEAAGEGAFKGRLDLRHDFIITIDPPDAKDYDDAISIRRITVDGPGGKEPGWELGVHIADVAHFIPPDSALDVEARERGNSCYLPRHVIPMLPEILSNGICSLQEGVVRYCKSAFMTYGRDGRVIKEGVAQTVIKSAKRLTYLEAQALIDGDLKEAVKHAKTEPKYTDDLIRMLREMDTCSRAIRERRKRSGMIHLELPEVNLVFDDNGHVVDAEPEDNAYTHTLIEMFMVEANEVLARLFEGVSVPLIRRIHPEPTPGDVQELQMYARVAGYKIPKKPTREELQSLLDATAGTGAARAVHMAVLRTLTKAEYSPALIGHYALASEAYAHFTSPIRRYADLTVHRALAEYLARTDNGTSRPRDEKSKRELGREMMENPRTSKHACPDQDELVEIARHITGTEQNAEGAERNLRQFLVLQLLQEHIGESFEGIITGVNPSGVFVQLEKYLADGFIKSADLPAGGKEGQARFGVRWQVDPRSGALVSQTGRSFNIGDRLSVTIAAIDLALRKMDLAVSDPNARAAGKNKAAPTRSGGLGGGGLAIDYDVLKNGRTGADRRAQRSKSRERNKSDFRQQRKKGGKR, from the coding sequence ATGACTCTCAAGTACAAGCAACGGCTGCTGGACCATCTCCAGCACGATCGCTACGAGCCCGCGACGCTGCGGGCCGTCGCCGCGGATCTCGGCATCGCGGACGGCGATCTCGACGACTTCAAGTCGGCCGTCGCCGAGCTGGCCAAGGCCGGCTCGCTCATCCTCGACAACCGCAACGGCAGCGTGCCCGCCGATGCCGCCGTGATCAAACTCCCCTCGATGCCCGACGAGATCACCGGCTCGTTCCGCAAGAACCAGCGTGGCTTCGGCTTCGTCATCACGGACATCCCCTACCGCGAGGGCGACCTGTTCATCCCCCGCGAAGAAACCCTCGACGCCCTCACCGGCGACCGCGTCCGCGTCAAGGTCGAGCGCACCATCCGGCGCGGCGAGCGCGACACCACCGGCATCATCCTCGAGGTCCTCAAGCGAAAGCGCAAGAGTTTCACGGGAGAACTGAACCGGCGCGGCGGCCTCTGGGTGGTCTTCCCCGATGGCAAGGAGCTCACCCAGCCCATCACCGTTCCCGATGCCTCCAGCAAGAACGCCAAGCCCGGCGACAAGGTCGTCGTCGAAATGGTCAGGTACCCGGAGGGAGACAGCGTCGGCGAGGGCGTCGTGGTCCGCGTCCTCGGCGAGGCCGGCCTGCCGGACGTCGAGACCCAGGCCGTCATCGCCGCGTACGACCTCCCCTCCGACGACTTCCCCGAGTCCTGCGTTCACCAGGCCCGCCAGGCCGCCTCCCGCTTCGCCGAGGAGGTCGAACGCGGCGAGGCCGCCGGCGAGGGGGCCTTCAAGGGCCGCCTCGATCTCCGGCACGACTTCATCATCACCATCGACCCCCCGGACGCCAAGGACTACGACGACGCCATCTCGATCCGGCGCATCACCGTCGACGGCCCCGGAGGCAAGGAGCCCGGCTGGGAACTGGGCGTCCACATCGCCGACGTCGCCCACTTCATCCCGCCCGATTCGGCGCTCGACGTCGAGGCCAGGGAGCGCGGCAACTCCTGCTACCTCCCCCGGCACGTCATCCCCATGCTCCCGGAGATCCTCAGCAACGGCATCTGCTCGCTGCAGGAGGGAGTCGTCCGCTACTGCAAGTCCGCGTTCATGACCTACGGCCGCGACGGCCGCGTCATCAAGGAGGGCGTCGCGCAGACGGTCATCAAGTCCGCCAAGCGGCTGACCTACCTTGAGGCCCAGGCCCTGATCGACGGCGACCTCAAGGAAGCCGTCAAGCACGCCAAGACCGAGCCCAAGTACACCGACGACCTGATCCGCATGCTCCGCGAGATGGACACCTGCTCAAGGGCCATCCGCGAACGCCGCAAGCGCTCCGGGATGATCCACCTGGAACTCCCCGAGGTGAACCTCGTCTTCGACGACAACGGCCACGTGGTCGATGCCGAGCCCGAGGACAACGCCTACACGCACACGCTGATCGAGATGTTCATGGTGGAGGCCAACGAGGTCCTCGCCCGGCTCTTCGAGGGCGTCTCCGTCCCCCTCATCCGCCGCATCCATCCCGAGCCGACGCCGGGAGACGTGCAGGAACTGCAGATGTACGCCCGCGTCGCCGGCTACAAGATCCCCAAGAAGCCGACGCGAGAAGAACTCCAGAGCCTGCTCGATGCCACCGCCGGCACCGGCGCCGCCCGGGCCGTGCACATGGCCGTGCTGCGCACGCTCACCAAGGCCGAGTACTCCCCGGCCCTGATCGGCCACTACGCCCTCGCCTCGGAGGCCTACGCGCACTTCACCAGCCCCATCCGCCGCTACGCGGACCTCACCGTCCACCGCGCCCTGGCCGAATACCTCGCCCGCACCGACAACGGAACCAGCCGCCCGCGCGACGAGAAATCCAAGCGGGAACTCGGGCGCGAGATGATGGAGAACCCCAGGACCAGCAAGCACGCCTGCCCGGATCAGGACGAACTGGTCGAGATCGCCCGGCACATCACCGGGACCGAGCAGAACGCCGAGGGCGCCGAGCGGAACCTCCGCCAGTTCCTCGTGCTCCAGCTCCTCCAGGAGCACATCGGCGAGTCCTTCGAGGGGATCATCACCGGCGTCAATCCGAGCGGAGTCTTCGTCCAGCTCGAGAAGTACCTCGCCGACGGGTTCATCAAGTCCGCCGACCTCCCCGCGGGAGGCAAGGAGGGCCAGGCCCGCTTCGGCGTCCGATGGCAGGTCGACCCGAGGTCCGGCGCCCTGGTCAGCCAGACCGGCCGATCCTTCAACATCGGCGACCGCCTCTCGGTCACAATCGCCGCCATCGACCTCGCCCTCCGCAAGATGGACCTCGCCGTCTCCGATCCCAACGCCCGCGCGGCCGGCAAGAACAAGGCCGCCCCGACCCGCTCCGGCGGTCTGGGCGGCGGCGGCCTCGCGATCGACTACGACGTTCTCAAGAACGGCCGGACCGGCGCCGATCGCCGCGCCCAGCGAAGCAAGTCGCGGGAGCGGAATAAGTCCGACTTCCGCCAGCAGCGAAAGAAAGGCGGCAAACGCTGA